In the Necator americanus strain Aroian chromosome X, whole genome shotgun sequence genome, TCAACTTAttcattaaattaaaaaaaaattaaatttcactAAATTGAAAGTGAAACTACGTAATTGAGAAAGATACTTAATGagcttttatttgttgttgtctttttctctctcgGACTGTTGGTTTTCTAGCCAGTATGCAGATGGAGCTGCGGGTCGGTGGACGATTTAGACTTGGCAGAAAGATTGGAAGTGGATCTTTCGGTGACATCTATTTGGGTAAGTTCGTTAATGTTCAAAGAGCATGAAATGGTTTTGAAATTCTGCTTGATCTTTCTGCAGGATTGAATGTTCAAACGAACGAGGAAGTAGCTGTAAAACTTGAATGTGTGAAATCGAAACATCCACAACTTCATATCGAAGGGCGACTATATCGAGTGATGTCTGGCGGTGTTGGGATTCCCGACGTGAGTTTCTACTTGAAATGGCCAGCTATTCTATTATCttcgattagaaaaaaattctgtctATGAcggacatttatttattcttcagttgtttttcattcaaacGCATGTCATTCATAAACAATATTTAATCCTTTAGGTAGACCTTACTCTTGTTCTTGTACTCTTGCTACAAAAAGAtaaattgtcatttttttgttgttatgtcGTCGAACAATTTGACAAGTTGATTTAATTGGTGGTTAATAATATTTCCTGACGCGATCTCCACAGAGCCATATCCTCCTTTAAAATAGCTGAGTCCAACCTGCTCGAGGGTCCCTCTAGAATCAATCTATTCATTCGCTCTCCTTTGTCCTGCGAAACTTTACGTTTCTCCTGAATTGCTTTTGAACGCCTAGTTGCCCTACTTCTTCCTTCTCCTTCTTGATCCAGAACTTCTTCCATCCAGGGACCTTTTCCAACTTGTATACCACATTGTAATACGTACGCTCAACAGGGCAATCAAATAGTTTACAGAGATGATGGTGATGAGAGATCTAAGCTACTTGGTAtagttaggtcaaaacgacatgaagtacggacagttgcgcaagtggctgcgctcgaagcggcgcggtggagcgtggcggttagaatcaaggtgggaccatggggAACTGCAGAGATAGGTGGTGAtcaggatccttacacgatcccaaccgctacgctccaccgcgccgcttcggcAACTgtccttgcttcatgtcgtttcgacccaacTATAGCCATGCAAATATTTAAGCAGCTTTCTCTTCAAACGGTCGAGCACATCCTTGCTGAATATTTCTCGGAGCCCGTATGGTGCTGGCAGATTCGATACAAGGTCGCTGATATGTTGAAGCCTCGTAACGCAACAATCTCGCAGCAGCTGTTGTTCTTCAGTATGTAGGCTAAATAACAGTGCTTAAATCAGGGTGAAGTGTagtttggggggggggggggggggggcactcagtggcgtccttatttctcgaagtaaataatcaaatcaatcggggtcctaaagcctaagcattagtcttagaggatctatgacatgtaaactaaagttactaagagaaaaaaacaagtgagagcatcgggaaataagggcgccactgagtgtcccCCCCACCCCCCAACTAAGCTTTACTCCTTACCCCCTGCTTCAATCGGTTGTTTATTTCTTGCCGATTTCCTTTAAGGTTTCGAGGAGACCTATATTTGCTTTCACTTATCAGCGTTGCACAGCATTATTTCCGAAGCCGAGAAGTTCCTGGAGATGGCTCCTTCTTCTGTATTGAATTCTCCACATCTGTGCTGCTTTTCTATAATGTGCTACATCCTTGAATAATAAGGATTGGAGAACAATTcaagccttttttttttttggagaaatgtGCATAATAGTACTTTCCTAGGAGTGTATAGTTGTAAGCACTCTGGTTTTACTACAAATATGAGGTGTTGCACTAACAACTAAAACTGTGAACTGCAATGCATACACAATTGTTTTTACTTCCTAACCTTTACAGGTGAACAGTGGCATTGAAAAGTAGGGAGTGTTCATTTGGTATTCATTTTGTACTATTTAGCTGGCTTTTTTCAGTTCTAAGCCAGGAATGAAATCACATAATagaattattactattgtgaTCGATGATATTTCACATTTAGTAGCCTCCAAGCTTGTTTCGTATATTTTTTCGACAATTTCAAGTCCCTATATTTTCGCATTCATATATTCTATGATCGCTTTCTTCTAGGTTTCTTTGgccatcttttttcttcaaggtaAAATGGTGCGGTCTCGAAGGAGAGTACAATGTGATGGTGATGGAGCTCCTTGGTCCTTCATTAGAGgatctcttcaatttttgtcaaagaaaattctcattAAAGACTGTGCTACTTCTTGCCGATCAGAtggttcgtttttttctctattgttattgtttttttcttatccatCCATAACCAGCATTTCAGATTACACGAATAGAATATATCCATGAGCGGGACTACATCCACCGTGATATCAAACCAGACAATTTTCTTATGGGTCTTGGAAAGCGGGGAAATTTAGTATATGTGGGTTTCTATTCAGTGTTGTTAGTCTATCCATCATTTCATATCCATCAATGGTCAATTCGATGAAAGCTAATATATATTTAGATAATTGATTTCGGGTTGGCTAAAAAGTACCGTGATTCGCGGTCTCAGCACATTCCTTATAGGGAGAACAAGAATCTCACAGGCACCGCTCGTTATGCAAGTGTTAACACTCATCGCGGGATAGGTTTGCAACTTCGTGttgttctaatttttcacTAACAACTCTCTGTaacatttttacatttgaCTTGTTCATAATTCACATTCGCTGTCCTTCTTTCTGTAATTGTCTTTCTGTTATTCAGAACAATCACGTCGCGATGACATTGAATCTTTGGGATACGTCTTGATGTATTTCAATCGTGGAACTCTTCCATGGCAGGGCTTGAAAGCGGCTACGAAACGTCAAAAATATGACaagatttcagaaaagaaaatttcgacaTCCGTTGAGGAATTGTGTGCTTCCTACCCTGGTaattgatgttttttcttctcacttctGCAATATTCTGAAAGTTAACATTTTTAGAAGCTTTTGCCACCTACTTACGGTATAGTCGTACTCTTGGCTTTGAAGACACACCCGATTATGGGCATCTTCGACAGCTTTTTCGGAACCTCTTCCATCGACAAGGACTCCGCTACGACTATCTTTTTGACTGGAATCTGCTGAAGTTTGTCGTAAGAATCCGTGACAGAAGTTTGCTGAGCAAGAAGCGCTAACGGTGCTTTGAAATTTAGTCAATACTGTAAGTAAAACACTGTGGAAAAGGAAAACTGCATTTTTCATATAtgcaaatttcgatttttaaaaGGTAACAAGAAGCAGCTGTTTTTTGCAACAACAAACAGCTGCTTCTCCAAACAAATATCTACTAAAGCACATGGTTTCGCTGCAGATAGCTGAGGTGCTCTTACGAAAATGGAGTGCATTTATTCTTGACAATCACATATTAAATAGTGACTTACTTTGACTAAATCGGCGCTCTGGCATTACTGCCTGACGCGATTGCCCGCATCtttgccgaggtgtgccgtccttggaCATAGCTCTGCCAAACCATCTCGATCTGCGAGAGTTTGCTCAGAATCAGTCCGTTCGTTGATATTAAATTCCGTGCGTAACCTTATGTCTCGCCTGACTATCCAGACTGGAGTTCTCAAGTCCTCTTTCAATacctccgtccagaacttctcttttcgagcaggtAGCCTTTACCAgcttgaacccgacaaactcctcagaactcgctCAACAAAGCGATCTGGTGATCTTCTCAGTATATGTCCAAAGAAGCCAAGACGATTTTCGGTAGCTACTTTCGATGGCAACGTATCATCTGCTGGTATACCACATCGATTTCCGCATAAAGGTCTTCATTGTGTTTCTCTTCCAGTTCTCTAGCCCAAAAGTAACCAAGTAGCCGCCTCTCCGATCCATACATcgtgatggggcgaattgcggataagtAGATTGGCAGCTTTACTTAGCTGGTGATGAGGCTCGACCATATACATTTCATTAAGGAGTTAAGTGCAGATGTGGCCTTTGCggatctttgctgaatatctgtCTTGTAGCTGGCGTTGTTCTTTGGCACACAGCACAGGTAACAGAATTAATGGACGAGTTCTATCGATTGACCGTGCATGTTGATTCCCGTTCGAACTCTCAAAGAGACCCACACCTCTCTGCTTGCACCTATCAGGACGTAGACGTTGTTCATAGCTGCAAttagcttcgatacaaggttgacaacatatTGAAGTTTCGCACttctttccgcgaatataac is a window encoding:
- a CDS encoding hypothetical protein (NECATOR_CHRX.G25698.T1); protein product: MSSEAFNWASYESSDPCLWVHQNAIANSSTSAWPHDIDAFTSARLASCVLALDPILLSHFVEGRIPQVHRKASMQMELRVGGRFRLGRKIGSGSFGDIYLGLNVQTNEEVAVKLECVKSKHPQLHIEGRLYRVMSGGVGIPDVKWCGLEGEYNVMVMELLGPSLEDLFNFCQRKFSLKTVLLLADQMITRIEYIHERDYIHRDIKPDNFLMGLGKRGNLVYIIDFGLAKKYRDSRSQHIPYRENKNLTGTARYASVNTHRGIEQSRRDDIESLGYVLMYFNRGTLPWQGLKAATKRQKYDKISEKKISTSVEELCASYPEAFATYLRYSRTLGFEDTPDYGHLRQLFRNLFHRQGLRYDYLFDWNLLKCGLCGSLLNICLVAGVVLWHTAQNGEAPSTFSCSNNGKDGVKKICSAVRNAHTSMNSGNATNAVVEPRAVNR
- a CDS encoding hypothetical protein (NECATOR_CHRX.G25698.T2); translation: MFINKQKHPVVPIVRSFYGEYSEERCPPATSTSQSASMQMELRVGGRFRLGRKIGSGSFGDIYLGLNVQTNEEVAVKLECVKSKHPQLHIEGRLYRVMSGGVGIPDVKWCGLEGEYNVMVMELLGPSLEDLFNFCQRKFSLKTVLLLADQMITRIEYIHERDYIHRDIKPDNFLMGLGKRGNLVYIIDFGLAKKYRDSRSQHIPYRENKNLTGTARYASVNTHRGIEQSRRDDIESLGYVLMYFNRGTLPWQGLKAATKRQKYDKISEKKISTSVEELCASYPEAFATYLRYSRTLGFEDTPDYGHLRQLFRNLFHRQGLRYDYLFDWNLLKFVVRIRDRSLLSKKR